In Zonotrichia albicollis isolate bZonAlb1 chromosome 3, bZonAlb1.hap1, whole genome shotgun sequence, a single window of DNA contains:
- the MTLN gene encoding mitoregulin: MVLEALRPRVVRWALLAAFAAGVAVGWQAGRARRRFLRWRQRYLQRRLAAAQEKLEAA; encoded by the coding sequence ATGGTGCTGGAGGCGCTGCGGCCGCGGGTGGTGCGCTGGGCGCTGCTGGCCGCCTTCGCCGCCGGGGTGGCCGTGGGCTGGCAGGCGGGCCGGGCGCGCCGCCGCTTCCTGCGCTGGCGGCAGCGATACCTCCAGCGCCGCCTCGCcgcagcacaggagaagctggaAGCGGCCTGA